The Prosthecobacter vanneervenii genome has a segment encoding these proteins:
- a CDS encoding glycosyltransferase family 2 protein gives MSALKLARPEVLLIAADGPHDDARCADVREQMLNKIDWPCQVATRFLDEQMGCRNAVSSALDWAFGLHEQLIILEDDCVPHACFFAFCSAMLDRYKNESEVMQICGSNLTGMRPAEQSYFFSRFGPIWGWASWRRAWQAYDVEMKEWSTLRNSTRLHQLCPEPFEAGWRHEVLEAVYRGEVDTWDYQWAFAKLRSGGLNIVPAVNLVSNIGFGEDATHTTNADDPRAEMEIHELASPLRHADKIIAWQEADRAYLTQVVGLPESIWSAKGIRRSLRSLFKL, from the coding sequence ATGTCGGCATTGAAATTGGCTCGGCCTGAAGTGCTGCTTATAGCGGCAGACGGCCCGCATGATGACGCGAGGTGTGCAGATGTCAGAGAGCAGATGCTCAACAAAATCGACTGGCCATGTCAGGTGGCAACGCGATTCCTGGATGAGCAAATGGGCTGTCGCAATGCAGTCTCCTCTGCTTTGGACTGGGCCTTTGGTTTACATGAGCAGCTTATCATTCTAGAAGACGACTGCGTGCCGCATGCCTGTTTCTTTGCATTTTGTTCAGCCATGCTCGATCGGTACAAAAACGAGTCTGAGGTAATGCAGATCTGTGGAAGCAATCTCACCGGCATGCGACCAGCGGAGCAGAGCTATTTTTTTTCGCGGTTTGGTCCCATCTGGGGCTGGGCCTCCTGGCGGCGCGCCTGGCAGGCTTATGATGTCGAGATGAAAGAATGGAGCACGCTGAGAAATTCCACGCGATTGCACCAGCTCTGCCCCGAACCCTTTGAGGCTGGCTGGCGGCATGAAGTGCTTGAAGCGGTATATCGAGGCGAAGTGGATACATGGGACTATCAGTGGGCTTTTGCCAAGCTTCGCTCAGGCGGTCTGAACATCGTGCCTGCGGTCAATCTGGTATCAAACATCGGCTTTGGGGAGGATGCCACCCACACCACTAACGCAGATGATCCACGAGCAGAAATGGAAATACATGAGCTTGCTTCCCCCTTGCGGCATGCAGATAAGATTATTGCGTGGCAGGAGGCAGACCGTGCTTATTTAACCCAAGTCGTTGGCCTGCCGGAAAGCATCTGGTCCGCCAAGGGGATACGCCGCAGCCTCCGCTCACTTTTTAAGTTATGA
- a CDS encoding polysaccharide pyruvyl transferase family protein, whose product MNHNVGDDFVREGILFLLRDLLGEVEARVIHKHFPVTVRGEPWPQLDRLTRHMPNWLNWRTHIARVADLLPGNPAVDLVVGSDLVVQCGAPVYWKNAWSTCAQTEWFAPLIEQRYRKLERSVPLLNLGAGSCQAWGSAGSEIVSDPDCRSFIDRFTRWSSVTTVRDKLAQSILHQCGHEVPLLPCPSIFAPEALSVQSRPGRYIALNYMPLGGHYDLSGYGGVALQRWQQAFCITARDLARRQECLLICHDRRELEEAKRLLPEIPRFYSEDWRAYLQAYSCCSSAVVNRVHGAVVAAAMGKQVLLTGNDSRLLMAAEVPGITVQPVDEVLHSFDERVAALLCLPAREKPEAFIAATKSRYLELLRPLLSP is encoded by the coding sequence GTGAATCACAATGTCGGCGACGACTTTGTGCGTGAAGGCATTCTTTTCCTACTTCGTGACTTGCTTGGCGAGGTGGAAGCCAGAGTCATTCACAAACATTTTCCAGTCACGGTGCGTGGCGAGCCGTGGCCGCAGTTGGATCGACTGACACGGCACATGCCTAATTGGTTGAACTGGCGTACTCACATCGCCCGCGTGGCTGATTTGCTGCCCGGCAATCCAGCGGTGGATCTCGTGGTGGGCAGTGACTTGGTCGTTCAGTGTGGTGCCCCGGTGTATTGGAAGAATGCTTGGTCCACCTGTGCGCAAACTGAATGGTTCGCGCCGCTCATCGAACAGCGGTATAGGAAGCTCGAGCGAAGCGTGCCGCTGCTGAATCTTGGGGCCGGTTCCTGCCAGGCCTGGGGAAGCGCTGGTTCCGAGATTGTTTCAGATCCGGACTGCCGGTCTTTTATTGACCGCTTTACCCGCTGGAGTTCTGTGACGACAGTGCGCGACAAGCTGGCCCAGAGCATTCTGCACCAATGCGGGCATGAGGTGCCTTTGTTGCCATGCCCTTCTATTTTTGCTCCAGAAGCGCTGAGTGTGCAAAGCCGGCCCGGGCGGTATATCGCGCTCAATTACATGCCTCTTGGCGGGCATTATGATCTTTCAGGTTACGGTGGCGTCGCGCTGCAACGATGGCAGCAGGCGTTCTGTATCACAGCACGGGACCTTGCGCGGCGGCAGGAGTGTCTGCTCATCTGCCATGATCGCAGAGAGTTGGAGGAGGCGAAGCGTCTTCTCCCTGAGATCCCTCGTTTCTACAGCGAGGACTGGCGGGCTTATCTGCAGGCCTACTCGTGCTGTAGCTCTGCAGTAGTAAATCGAGTTCACGGAGCGGTGGTGGCCGCCGCCATGGGAAAGCAGGTGCTGCTCACTGGAAACGATTCGCGCTTGCTCATGGCCGCAGAAGTGCCGGGTATAACCGTGCAGCCAGTTGATGAAGTTCTACACTCATTTGATGAGCGTGTGGCGGCTTTGCTGTGCCTGCCAGCCAGAGAAAAGCCTGAGGCTTTCATAGCTGCAACCAAGTCACGCTATCTGGAACTCCTGCGCCCCTTGTTGTCTCCATGA
- a CDS encoding glycosyltransferase family 9 protein, which translates to MIRWIRLLCYRITLAVLHLMPRAKGRRYRLAILKLDRLGDGVLSLGSVRLLVKEFGADQTLLIISNVAEPLFRNEFPGVDMLVLPPFSQSFWPDFVQTMIWHASWLRAIQADDLVCLRHQPSDYLHAIASLVRARQMHASEWLGAGESVCLAYTRCRRVPYPEYSAEGCLELEAHRRVTQSVLGRSVSFNDIIPVLHSSFATGDETLLVCPQAGAAIRQYPPASLALAIALFLQAVPEMRVVVCLPPGTLRTPYEQSLQNAGVSSVFWVYPANLGELRQAISSARLVLAPDSAPAHLTTAMNKPGVFLLGGGHYGMFAPWRRSTLQVWLNHHTDCYQCQWRCSHAEPFCITHIQPSAVAAALQSVYAAAGVQCVLAAKKQSA; encoded by the coding sequence ATGATTCGCTGGATTCGACTTCTTTGCTACCGGATTACTCTGGCTGTTTTACATCTTATGCCCAGAGCCAAGGGGCGTCGCTATCGACTGGCCATCCTGAAACTTGATCGCCTGGGGGATGGTGTCCTCTCCCTTGGTTCGGTACGTCTGCTGGTTAAAGAATTCGGCGCTGATCAGACTCTGCTCATCATCTCCAATGTGGCCGAACCCCTCTTTCGGAATGAGTTTCCCGGAGTGGACATGCTGGTGCTGCCGCCTTTCAGCCAGTCTTTCTGGCCCGATTTCGTTCAGACCATGATCTGGCATGCATCCTGGCTTCGTGCCATTCAGGCGGATGATCTGGTGTGTTTGCGGCATCAGCCCTCAGATTACCTTCATGCCATTGCATCGCTGGTGCGCGCACGACAGATGCATGCTTCAGAGTGGCTTGGAGCCGGAGAGAGTGTGTGCCTGGCCTATACGCGCTGTCGGAGGGTTCCCTATCCAGAGTATTCTGCTGAAGGTTGTCTTGAACTGGAGGCCCACCGCCGAGTTACGCAGAGTGTGCTTGGCCGGTCTGTGTCATTTAATGACATAATCCCAGTCTTGCATTCGAGTTTCGCTACAGGCGATGAGACTTTGTTGGTTTGCCCTCAAGCCGGCGCGGCCATCCGCCAGTACCCGCCTGCCAGTCTAGCCCTGGCCATAGCCTTGTTTCTTCAGGCTGTTCCTGAGATGCGTGTGGTTGTGTGTCTGCCGCCAGGAACACTTCGCACCCCCTATGAGCAGTCTCTGCAAAACGCAGGTGTCAGCTCTGTATTTTGGGTGTATCCGGCAAACCTCGGAGAACTCAGGCAGGCCATCAGCTCTGCGCGCCTGGTGCTTGCGCCTGATTCTGCACCCGCGCATCTCACCACAGCCATGAACAAACCCGGTGTTTTTTTGCTCGGAGGTGGGCACTACGGCATGTTTGCCCCCTGGCGGCGCAGCACATTGCAGGTATGGCTGAATCACCATACGGACTGCTATCAGTGCCAGTGGCGCTGCAGCCACGCAGAACCTTTTTGCATCACACATATTCAGCCCTCGGCTGTGGCGGCAGCTCTGCAGTCCGTTTACGCTGCCGCGGGCGTGCAGTGCGTTCTCGCGGCAAAGAAGCAGTCAGCATAG
- a CDS encoding FkbM family methyltransferase yields the protein MKQAPLPYRSIYSRRDRLFNLVRPLLERCHIGWLSHPALNGLDRQLERLLPRRGGWYVEAGAYDGFQQSNTYYLAKMKGWQGVLIEPLPPLAALCKKRRGESKIVCCALGAPEDSGRTLQLRHAGLMTMVRGALADDATEHARASSGLEGQGLPPLEQFVEATVRTLTEVLIETDTPPDFDLLSLDVEGFEVDALRGLDLSRFIPRAICVEVRHENMSAVMTMLETHYEKPAILTKNASYADCFFAARTHCTPAAA from the coding sequence GTGAAACAAGCCCCCCTCCCCTACCGCTCCATCTACTCGCGACGCGACCGGCTTTTTAATCTGGTCAGGCCGCTGCTGGAACGATGCCACATCGGCTGGCTGTCACACCCCGCACTCAACGGTCTTGACCGACAGCTCGAACGCTTGCTGCCAAGGCGTGGTGGCTGGTATGTCGAGGCCGGGGCATATGATGGCTTTCAGCAGAGCAATACATACTACTTGGCCAAGATGAAGGGCTGGCAGGGAGTTTTGATCGAGCCACTGCCGCCGCTCGCCGCCCTGTGCAAAAAGCGGCGCGGAGAGTCAAAAATCGTCTGTTGTGCACTCGGCGCGCCTGAAGACTCGGGCCGCACGCTGCAGCTAAGGCACGCAGGTCTTATGACGATGGTCCGTGGTGCGCTGGCAGATGATGCCACGGAACATGCGCGTGCCAGCAGCGGCCTGGAAGGACAAGGCCTGCCACCTCTGGAACAGTTCGTCGAGGCAACTGTGCGCACGCTGACCGAGGTGCTGATAGAAACAGACACGCCACCTGACTTTGATCTTCTGAGCCTGGATGTGGAAGGTTTTGAGGTCGATGCACTGCGCGGCTTGGATCTCTCACGATTTATTCCGCGGGCCATCTGTGTGGAGGTCAGGCACGAAAATATGTCCGCCGTGATGACGATGCTCGAAACTCACTACGAAAAGCCGGCCATTCTGACGAAAAATGCGAGCTATGCTGACTGCTTCTTTGCCGCGAGAACGCACTGCACGCCCGCGGCAGCGTAA
- a CDS encoding O-methyltransferase, whose product MTLLERVLHHFFPRAGKALAVIHTLFIKRALWESMRTGIPLDGHGQPAPWITFPALDYLSRLDFSQAHVLEYGGGQSSLWWAARAKTVTTVEGRKEWAERIRRNAPGNLSLIGPVEGLDYVESPLKGGLMFEVIVIDGFLRLECARAALPFLVEHGLLILDNSDWNAPACRWLREQGMMQIDFHGFGPVNDYTWCTSVFTRRQSAVPHRGDPWTEAVYGNLVQPA is encoded by the coding sequence ATGACACTCCTTGAGCGTGTGCTCCACCACTTTTTCCCACGTGCTGGCAAAGCATTGGCAGTCATACACACCTTGTTCATCAAGCGGGCGTTGTGGGAGAGCATGCGCACCGGCATACCTTTGGATGGGCATGGACAGCCTGCCCCCTGGATCACCTTCCCCGCATTGGACTACCTCTCAAGGCTTGACTTCTCGCAAGCGCACGTGCTCGAGTACGGCGGTGGCCAAAGCTCGCTATGGTGGGCAGCCCGCGCCAAGACGGTCACCACGGTCGAGGGAAGAAAGGAGTGGGCCGAAAGAATACGCCGAAATGCTCCCGGAAATCTTAGCCTGATCGGCCCAGTGGAAGGACTGGACTATGTGGAGTCCCCTCTGAAAGGCGGTCTCATGTTTGAGGTGATCGTGATTGATGGCTTCCTCCGTCTTGAATGCGCCAGGGCGGCTCTGCCATTTCTAGTAGAACATGGCCTGCTGATTTTGGACAATTCCGATTGGAACGCCCCCGCCTGCCGCTGGTTGCGTGAACAAGGGATGATGCAGATCGACTTTCATGGCTTTGGGCCTGTGAACGACTACACCTGGTGTACTTCTGTCTTCACACGTCGGCAGAGTGCAGTGCCGCACCGTGGAGACCCCTGGACAGAAGCGGTGTATGGTAACCTTGTACAGCCTGCGTGA
- a CDS encoding glycosyltransferase family 2 protein produces the protein MGFESNHAVSAENVWIVIPVHNRRTTTARCLKHLSELGVLLWAHVLVVDDGSSDGTRNMLEQDFPWVRVVAGNGQLWWSGAIRLGMETAIQSGAVCIVWLNDDTLPQSGALERLVNLSAERAGICGGIARTHAESFFYSGGVMRRRWPERLKSVPGIDADPLPQEWLHGNMVAIPAAVWSRIGLNESCWMKHTFADIEYTLRAHRAGLPVLLVPAAQAAAEYNDSASYWSWADPRLSWRDVLAGFRSPKVWWYLPGLVYFKLVTAGVAGAFDCVWLCVKALLLGIYKGIPIRRLTQNINQTNDMS, from the coding sequence ATGGGGTTCGAATCCAATCACGCAGTCTCAGCGGAAAATGTGTGGATAGTCATTCCAGTTCACAACCGACGCACCACCACGGCGCGGTGCTTGAAGCATTTAAGCGAACTGGGGGTGCTGCTATGGGCGCATGTGCTGGTGGTGGATGATGGTTCATCAGATGGAACACGGAACATGCTGGAGCAAGATTTCCCCTGGGTGCGGGTTGTTGCGGGAAATGGTCAGTTGTGGTGGAGTGGTGCGATCCGGCTTGGCATGGAAACGGCCATTCAGAGCGGGGCTGTCTGCATCGTCTGGCTGAATGATGATACGCTGCCGCAGAGCGGTGCTTTGGAGCGGCTTGTCAACCTGTCGGCGGAACGGGCCGGCATATGCGGCGGGATTGCACGCACGCATGCAGAGTCGTTTTTTTATTCAGGCGGAGTCATGCGCAGGCGCTGGCCCGAGCGCTTGAAATCAGTCCCTGGGATCGATGCCGATCCGCTGCCTCAGGAATGGCTGCATGGCAATATGGTCGCTATTCCGGCCGCAGTTTGGAGTAGAATCGGGTTGAATGAATCCTGCTGGATGAAACACACGTTTGCTGACATCGAGTACACCCTGCGAGCCCATCGGGCAGGATTACCGGTGCTGCTCGTGCCTGCGGCGCAGGCTGCGGCTGAATACAATGATTCGGCTTCTTATTGGTCCTGGGCTGACCCACGCCTGTCCTGGCGGGATGTGCTGGCTGGTTTCCGCAGTCCGAAAGTGTGGTGGTACCTTCCAGGATTGGTTTATTTCAAGCTTGTTACGGCAGGTGTGGCAGGCGCGTTTGACTGTGTCTGGTTGTGTGTCAAGGCACTGCTGCTGGGCATCTATAAAGGTATTCCAATCCGCCGGTTGACACAAAATATTAATCAGACCAATGACATGTCCTGA
- a CDS encoding glycosyltransferase: MSEESTSHRQRHQFVVFGPDWGRHPSTSQHLFSELLHSNSVIWVETVGLRLPRLNLRDLRRSWQKLVDYCTGRRHAASAQSNLTVVCPLTLPFTQYHWVRRFNLWQIQRSVARACQRLGFVQHTLVVTAPSHCDVVGKLRERLSIFYCPDNYALWPGMNAQQVLRMEQELTGRVDVIVAVSELLGERFKNSGKPVLVLTQGVNAAHFARSLPPQNSGRFEVVYFGMIDARLDLDLLVDLAQSLPQVLIRMIGPVLVNPARLRELSNVRLEPQVPFAVLPASLTTADLFILPFMLNELSKSCSPLKIKEYLACGRPVVATAVPEAERLALYVHVARDRTSFVQAIAAAADGKLPFDAQAVKLMIASEGWDAKAQEFIQFVESQRSRH; this comes from the coding sequence ATGAGTGAAGAATCTACCAGCCACCGCCAGCGCCACCAGTTTGTGGTCTTTGGCCCTGATTGGGGAAGGCACCCATCCACGAGCCAGCATCTTTTCAGTGAGCTGCTTCATTCAAATTCAGTTATCTGGGTCGAGACTGTGGGCCTGCGTCTGCCGAGACTGAACCTGCGGGATTTACGGCGCAGCTGGCAGAAACTGGTGGATTACTGCACCGGGCGGCGGCATGCGGCATCTGCCCAGTCAAATCTTACGGTCGTTTGTCCGCTGACACTGCCATTTACTCAATATCACTGGGTAAGGCGCTTCAATCTGTGGCAGATTCAGCGCTCCGTAGCCAGGGCATGCCAGCGGCTGGGGTTCGTGCAGCACACACTGGTGGTCACGGCCCCCAGCCACTGTGATGTGGTAGGCAAGCTGCGGGAACGGCTGAGTATTTTCTACTGTCCGGACAACTATGCGCTGTGGCCGGGAATGAACGCACAGCAGGTTCTGCGCATGGAGCAGGAATTGACCGGGCGAGTGGATGTCATTGTGGCGGTTTCGGAGCTTCTGGGGGAAAGGTTTAAGAACAGCGGCAAGCCGGTGCTGGTGCTGACGCAGGGGGTGAACGCAGCGCATTTTGCGCGCTCTTTGCCACCGCAGAATTCCGGGCGGTTTGAGGTCGTGTATTTCGGCATGATCGATGCACGATTGGATCTGGATTTGCTGGTCGATTTGGCGCAAAGTCTGCCGCAAGTCCTCATCCGAATGATTGGTCCGGTACTCGTCAATCCCGCCAGGCTGCGCGAATTGTCGAATGTCAGACTGGAGCCGCAGGTGCCCTTTGCCGTGCTGCCAGCATCTTTGACCACGGCGGATTTGTTCATTCTACCATTCATGTTGAACGAGCTTTCGAAAAGCTGCAGCCCTCTGAAAATTAAAGAGTATCTAGCGTGCGGACGTCCAGTGGTGGCCACGGCAGTTCCTGAAGCTGAGCGGCTTGCGCTTTACGTGCATGTGGCCAGGGACCGGACGTCATTTGTTCAGGCCATCGCTGCGGCCGCAGATGGCAAGCTGCCGTTCGATGCTCAAGCAGTGAAGCTGATGATTGCCAGTGAAGGATGGGACGCTAAGGCGCAGGAGTTCATCCAGTTTGTGGAATCGCAGCGGTCCCGGCATTAA
- a CDS encoding glycosyltransferase family 39 protein, which produces MQSTKITAHTYSPSVEESLLYTPPCHMFLQALPMSNCQNQFKPGAGSGSKLLPAVLVVSILFTLAFAVGAGGFSSDLGGDPDEAAHAVTSLMLRDYLGSGLGQHPMHFAKAYYADFPRVALGHYPPLYYVLTAPLLLVHNSVSTLLVFQALTLSLLAALTYFIGCRCLKPLSAAVASLSMLLLPLALKLTLHVMSDILLATLCVWAVMLWASYLQHPTVSRALTWGCVAAAAILTKGSAMGLCLLPPLGTLLTGRWRLIFTWSWWCAAAPVAILAGPWMIYSTGISKEGMTLLTPAQYFVQAVPFYLKAMPGVFGWPLTLLAVAGVVHSLVAGWRQQALDPVHASLFAMAVGMTLVLLLVPVGLSTRYLLTLAPPVMLAAAYGLTLLPWPVKLERWAQPALLICFALLPLLNADIWPTKDVHGFDSAVSRSGLPKHGDAKQNWLVASDPNGEGAVIAAAAFGCPQRSPSLLRVYRGSKELSSSDWMGRGYVTAVGSVPELLDHLDKAGITRVFVDLSIPEAQRPAHLKLLLSAMQSGDARWKPSFEQPVMRVWWENGTMLVYERS; this is translated from the coding sequence ATGCAATCCACAAAAATCACCGCTCACACATATTCACCATCAGTGGAAGAATCTTTGCTTTACACACCGCCATGCCACATGTTTTTGCAGGCATTGCCGATGTCCAACTGTCAAAATCAATTCAAACCGGGCGCTGGAAGTGGCTCCAAGCTGCTGCCAGCGGTGCTTGTGGTTTCCATCCTTTTCACCCTGGCATTTGCGGTTGGGGCTGGCGGATTTTCTTCAGATCTGGGTGGCGACCCCGATGAAGCGGCGCACGCCGTAACCTCACTGATGCTGCGGGACTATCTGGGCAGCGGCCTTGGCCAACATCCGATGCACTTCGCCAAAGCCTACTACGCTGATTTCCCCCGTGTAGCGCTGGGCCATTATCCGCCTTTGTATTATGTGCTGACCGCTCCTCTGCTGCTGGTGCACAACAGTGTGAGCACGCTGCTGGTCTTTCAGGCCTTGACGCTTTCTCTGCTTGCGGCTTTGACGTACTTCATCGGCTGTCGTTGTTTGAAACCGCTATCTGCCGCCGTTGCAAGCCTGAGCATGCTCCTGCTGCCACTGGCACTGAAACTGACCCTGCATGTCATGTCTGACATTCTGCTGGCAACCCTATGTGTCTGGGCGGTAATGCTGTGGGCCTCGTATCTTCAGCACCCCACGGTTAGCAGAGCGCTCACCTGGGGTTGCGTGGCCGCTGCAGCCATTCTCACGAAAGGCTCCGCCATGGGCCTCTGTTTGCTGCCGCCGCTAGGCACGCTGCTGACCGGTCGTTGGCGGCTCATCTTCACCTGGTCATGGTGGTGCGCAGCTGCACCCGTGGCGATTTTGGCTGGCCCTTGGATGATCTACTCTACTGGCATCTCCAAAGAAGGAATGACCCTGCTTACCCCGGCGCAGTATTTCGTGCAGGCAGTTCCGTTCTATCTCAAAGCCATGCCTGGGGTTTTTGGTTGGCCGCTGACCCTGCTGGCCGTGGCCGGAGTGGTTCACAGCCTCGTGGCGGGTTGGCGGCAGCAGGCGCTCGACCCTGTGCATGCGTCGCTTTTTGCGATGGCGGTGGGCATGACGCTGGTTTTGCTGCTCGTTCCAGTGGGGCTTAGCACCCGTTACCTGCTCACGCTGGCACCGCCGGTCATGCTTGCCGCCGCATACGGTCTGACACTTCTCCCCTGGCCGGTGAAGTTGGAGCGCTGGGCACAACCTGCACTCCTGATTTGCTTTGCACTCCTGCCGCTGCTGAATGCCGACATCTGGCCAACGAAAGACGTACACGGCTTTGATTCGGCGGTTTCACGCTCCGGCTTGCCCAAGCATGGCGACGCGAAACAAAACTGGCTGGTAGCCTCGGATCCAAACGGCGAAGGCGCGGTCATCGCTGCAGCGGCATTTGGCTGCCCCCAGCGCTCACCTTCCCTGCTGCGCGTCTATCGCGGCAGCAAGGAGCTTTCATCCAGTGACTGGATGGGGCGAGGTTATGTTACAGCAGTCGGCAGTGTTCCAGAACTGCTGGATCATCTCGACAAAGCAGGCATAACCCGCGTTTTTGTGGACCTGTCCATCCCTGAAGCACAACGCCCTGCCCATCTAAAACTGCTGCTCTCCGCCATGCAGTCGGGAGACGCACGCTGGAAGCCGAGTTTCGAACAACCCGTGATGCGCGTTTGGTGGGAAAACGGCACAATGCTGGTTTACGAACGTTCCTGA
- a CDS encoding glycosyltransferase family 4 protein, translating to MPTDPSDISATSSHRSAFYGLIGSGLVGRDPFDRRSFSGISYYFFKECERQGLLLGAAGCELEGWRKWQLLALNYHRQKALWRMRYYLDSRYRGQLTHILARKLPRDQRIGTLLQIGAMFDGGELLQKNAYCTSYHDGNIAMRLRSPYGARGFDERRAAQALAYERKVAQKMDRVFVMGDYLAKSFEEDLGVSPHRIVNISHGANLDEIPMPDPHKNYASLEVLFVAVEFERKGGRVLLPAFQRVRQQVPGAVLHVIGTRGEPPADLPLENVRWHGFMRKEVPAEAAVIENLYRRCSVFVLPSFYEPFGISVSEAMLYGIAPIITGDWGVAEKVVPGVSGLHVKAGDEDGLAAALHELLSDPAKAAAYGKAARQRGLDHFTWPAVVTHLGHALDAMHQEPPLCSLSK from the coding sequence ATGCCGACAGACCCGTCTGACATCTCCGCCACTTCCTCGCACCGGTCCGCTTTTTATGGACTCATTGGCAGCGGATTGGTTGGACGAGATCCTTTTGACCGCCGGAGTTTTTCCGGTATCAGCTATTATTTTTTCAAGGAATGCGAGCGCCAAGGCCTGCTGCTGGGGGCGGCGGGATGTGAACTGGAGGGCTGGCGCAAGTGGCAGTTGCTTGCGCTCAACTATCACCGGCAGAAGGCGCTGTGGCGCATGCGCTACTATCTCGATTCACGTTATCGCGGCCAGTTGACGCACATTCTGGCCCGGAAGCTTCCACGGGACCAGCGCATCGGTACACTGCTCCAGATCGGTGCCATGTTTGACGGCGGGGAGCTGCTCCAAAAAAATGCCTATTGCACATCCTATCACGATGGCAACATCGCCATGCGCCTGCGCAGCCCCTATGGCGCACGTGGTTTTGATGAACGCCGGGCGGCCCAGGCGCTGGCATACGAGCGCAAAGTGGCGCAGAAGATGGATCGGGTGTTTGTCATGGGGGACTACCTCGCCAAGTCCTTTGAGGAGGATCTGGGTGTCTCACCGCATCGCATTGTCAACATCAGCCACGGGGCCAATCTGGACGAGATACCCATGCCTGATCCGCATAAGAACTATGCTTCATTGGAAGTGCTGTTTGTCGCAGTGGAGTTTGAGCGTAAAGGCGGGCGTGTGCTGCTGCCAGCCTTTCAGCGCGTGCGTCAGCAGGTGCCTGGAGCCGTGCTGCACGTCATCGGCACGCGCGGGGAGCCCCCTGCGGATCTACCGCTCGAAAACGTCCGGTGGCACGGTTTTATGCGCAAGGAAGTGCCTGCAGAGGCTGCGGTCATTGAGAATTTGTACCGCCGCTGCTCGGTTTTTGTGCTGCCATCTTTTTATGAACCGTTTGGCATCTCAGTGTCCGAGGCCATGCTGTACGGCATTGCGCCCATCATCACCGGTGACTGGGGTGTTGCGGAAAAAGTTGTCCCCGGCGTTTCTGGCCTCCATGTGAAAGCCGGGGACGAAGATGGTCTCGCCGCTGCCTTGCACGAACTGCTCAGCGATCCCGCCAAAGCCGCCGCCTACGGCAAAGCCGCCCGCCAGCGAGGCCTCGACCACTTTACCTGGCCTGCCGTCGTCACCCATCTCGGTCACGCTTTAGATGCCATGCATCAGGAGCCCCCTCTTTGCAGTCTGAGTAAGTAG
- a CDS encoding GbsR/MarR family transcriptional regulator, which translates to MPAVVDSPQPRTDSPSRNQVAWNREVTRFIEASGATTHSFGLGRLIGRLFALLYLTPEPMCLDQIAKKLKISKASASITVRQLAALHAVHKVEEIEAAGRRDFYQAELSFGVILRKGLLPGLQKKLRSAGVQIDRTLGVSPSQEDLNEAPAAISDHHKEICRRLHLARGLYQKVNALFSNPLVDNLL; encoded by the coding sequence ATGCCTGCCGTCGTCGACTCCCCCCAGCCCCGGACTGACTCTCCATCCCGGAATCAGGTGGCATGGAATCGCGAGGTCACACGATTCATTGAAGCCAGCGGTGCCACTACGCATTCCTTCGGTCTTGGTCGTCTGATCGGCAGGCTTTTTGCCCTGCTCTACCTCACTCCCGAGCCAATGTGTCTCGATCAGATAGCCAAAAAGCTCAAAATCAGCAAGGCCAGCGCTAGCATTACTGTCCGTCAGCTCGCTGCCTTGCATGCCGTTCATAAAGTCGAGGAAATCGAAGCTGCCGGTCGTCGTGATTTCTACCAGGCAGAGCTCAGCTTCGGCGTCATTTTGCGCAAAGGGCTCCTGCCCGGATTGCAGAAAAAGCTGCGATCCGCCGGCGTACAGATTGACCGTACCCTCGGCGTCTCTCCTTCGCAGGAAGATCTGAATGAAGCCCCCGCCGCCATCAGTGATCACCACAAGGAGATCTGCCGCAGGCTACACCTCGCGCGCGGCCTCTATCAGAAAGTCAATGCGCTCTTCTCCAACCCCTTGGTGGATAATCTCCTTTAA